aatgacaagaaaacatctatgtgaagtttgtattttgaatatggaaataggcaacacttcgtgaagtgttgcaatagGCAGTTTGTAATTTGAATCATAAAGaggcaacacttcgtgaagtgttgtAGAATGTGAAACAATACAACCTTTGAGAACTGTTGTTGTAGGCGAAACAGTGCAACGGTTGAAAAATGTTATTGTAGGCGTAATAGTGCAAAAGTgttgttgaaagtgtgtgtttcaTCAAGGGTCGCAACATTATGAAACAACACCACTTTAGCCTATAAATTAAACATTCTTGATTAACAAAAATTGTACATCTGATAAGCCTATCATCTTCACTAAAATTCTAGACACTCTTCGCTACACccgagttttcgtcggtcttacgcaaactcgataaaaggctgaattatcctaggtattcttgcgttccaactctaagacaatatagagtgtgcttgaaatacttataagaaaagtgattccgttcacgaTTTAGCCTCGAACCATTTAACTTGGATTGATTTTCCTAACACGATTTTCCCCATCAACCCATCTGAGTGAATGAAGTTTAAAAATAAACTAGGGAACGTGATCTTTAGGAAAGTGAGTCCTAACCAAGGGTCATTCTAAAAAAAGTCTTAAGATCCAACCCAACTTCCTTAAAAATACCCTTAGCAAAACAATCAAAACTTCCTTTTTATACCCAAAGAGGGACACAACTTTTTATCATGTAGAAGAAGAATGAAACCTCAATGTCCTCCACCCCTTCGAAGAGaggaaacaacaaaaatattacaaGAATATCACACCATTGAACTGAAGCACCAACAATCAACCTCTAATTCGATGTAACCGTTCTAGTTAATTTGTGGGCTACTACATTAGTTtgtctaaaaaaaattcaataaaatttaaacaaaattccCGTAAATTGTAAATACAATATCTAAACTAAAATAAAGATAAGTCGGGATAGTGCTTTATTGAAGCTATATATAGTTAAAACAATAGAAACATTGTGTCTTTTAATAGAGTGTACATGTAAATTGCACCTTTTCTTCTCAACCATCATAGTTAAATAGAATGCCATCATTGCTGCTCTTATATGATGATGACCAAGTTGCCGTTGCAAACTTAAACTAACAAATACAACCGAATAGAGAAAACTACAAAGTGGACATGATAAACCTTGCATTTCATAATTAAATGATTGGGGTACACATATTATATTATGCAATATTGGTCGTTTAATTTCTTTCTCAACCATCATAATTCCATGGCTATCATTGCTGCTCACTCAAATTAGTTTAgcaaaagagaaaaataatagtaatatggGAAAAAAACTTCATCCCATTGAGCACCAAACTATACACTTCCAATGaagcattaaaaaaaaaagaagctaaaacaaaacaaaggacAATTGAATTGCAGCATGTCTGCCACTTATAATGCAAGAACATAAGTTGGTGTCTACcacattttaatatatatatataccccaCATCAACATTATGTTTCACAAAAAAATTAGACGAGTTAGGTTTTAAAAATACGCAAATACCTAAAAATTCGTAGAATTTTTATAAAGATATTTACAAATTATCTATCAGCGAAATCTTTATTTTTAgaatgaaattcaaattcaaatttttgtgagtgtagttttttttttattgttatagtCTGATTACGGTATAAAATATCTTCACAACCAAACTACTAGACCATAACGCCGAGGATATAATGAGATTATTACTATAATTGAATTCTTACAAAGTGGACAAACCTATATGATAAATTGATAATTAGTACCCAACATGAATGTTGTTAGAGCACAAATCAAATTAAACCATGCAGCCAAAGTTTTATATTCAAAAGTAAGGATGGCAAAtctgtaattaaaaaaaatacacttATAGCAACAGTTCCATATCAGTGTACCTATAAATACAGCATATATTGTTACCAAACATCACATTCCAACAACATTCAGTTTCAACTTTAAAGCCTCTTGAGCTCTAAAAAATGCAAGCCAAACCCATTCACAGCCCCTCACCTTACATAACTCCTCCTCTCCTAAGACCTCCTCCTGTCCATCAAGCCTCCTTATCATCTCAAACAATAACCAAACCAAAACCTGTATCCGTTCCCATACCCAATACCGATGTCGTGGTACCCGGCCGGATACTTCAACCGGTTAAACCATTTATCGAGCCTGATGACTCGATAGCCGCTTCATGGGACTATAATTTCTTGTTCATGTCACAACGATCGGAAACGACTCAACCTATCAGACTACGTGTCGTAGAGGGTGCAATACCGACCGATTTTCCATCTGGCGCGTACTATTTAACCGGACCAGGGATTTTCAAAGACGATCATGGTTCCACGGTGCACCCGCTAGACGGCCATGGTTACCTAAGAGCATTCTCTTTCGATAATGCAACTAAGGAAGTCAAATACATGGCTAAATACATCAAGACCGAAGCTCAAGTCGAGGAGTACGATCGAAAGACCGATTCGTGGAGGTTTACGCATAGAGGACCGTTTTCTGTTTTGAAAGGTGGGAAAAAGATTGGGAACACTAAGGTTATGAAAAATGTTGCTAATACTAGTGTGTTGATGTGGGGGAAGAAGCTCTTATGCATGTGGGAAGGTGGAAACCCGTATGAGATCGAATCCGGTACGTTGGATACAATCGGGAAGTTCAACATGACGGACGGTTGTGATTCGAAGGATCACGGTGAGAATCACGGTGATGAATTTTGGGAGGTTGCTGCAAACTTATTAAAACCTATACTATATGGTACGTATCAATCACTGCCTCTATTTTCTTTCATCAGTTTGAACTTACgacatttcatttatttatttttatattatgaaaTTTCAGTaactaaatcatttttaaaaaaattatatgaaaattagtCGTCTAATTTGTGTGATTATAatgttgaataataataataataagcaacTTGAAATTGCAAAAAGAATAACAAAGTAATAAATTGGGTGCTAATTGTTGGTTGGACAAGTAGTACAAGTGTGGGACTCTTATTTAATTATACATAGTGATATAAATAATATTTCTTCAATGTGAAATTCTATCACAGTGGCACACAAGACATACATCATGATAGCAACATGTTTTCAAGTGTGTGTCTGTCCAAAATTAGTCTTTAATTAAGGTTCCTAGTTTCCCAAGGAGGATTAAAGAAAGGTTTCTTGTTAATTACTCCATAGCATAtactttaattataataatttattcataCAAGGTGTACAACATTGAATTTTATGAAAGGAATTTTCGTAcaatacaaataatacattttttaaatttaatttttgttttatttattgaatACAGGAATCTTTAAGATGCCACCAAAGAGACTCTTGTCTCACTACAAACTTGACTCTAGCAGGAATAGATTACTTACTGTGTCCTGCAATGCAGAAGATATGTTACTTCCAAGAAGTAATTTTACATTTACAGGTAAGTAAATAATTAAGAAATACCATTGATTTAGtaggtttaaaaaaatatttaatttactaAACTACCCttatattttgattttgattttgcagAGTATGACTCTAATTTCAAATTGGTAGAGAAGCAAGAGTTTAAAATTCCAGATCACATGATGATCCATGATTGGGCTTTTACAGATACTCATTACATAGTATTTGCCAATCGCATCAAACTTGATATATTAGGTTAGAATTTATTTTGCTATTATCTCTGCGCACAACTACATAGACAAATATTTCGAATCAGaccctaaatatttttatttatatgaattaattatttgtttaaacaaatttcagGATCAATGGAAGCAGTATGTGGAGCATCTCCAATGATATCAGCATTAACAGTAAATCCAAGTAAAAGTACATCACCAATATACTTGCTTCCTCGATTTCCAAATAAACCTGAAAGTAAAAAGAGAGATTGGAGAATACCACTTGAAATACCTTCACAATTGTGGCTTCTTCATGTTGGTAATGCATTTGAAGTTaaacatgctcatggaaattTGGACATTCAAATTCTAGCCAGTGCTTGCTCTTATCAATGGTTCAACTTCCGCAAATTATTTGGTACTATATACTAACTTTACATTAAATTACAATATATTATATTCGGTCTGCATCACATCTTCTACCAAAACCCTAATCTATCTGCAAATCTTACTTCAACAAGTTCAACTGACAAAAATCAATACCGTTAAATTAAACACTATCATCGTAGTTCAAACATTAAATATGTctaaaaaaatagtattattcatttttaaattattttaaaaaattcaataattttttaataaatatttaatgtttGAAATATTTTCAGGATATAACTGGCAAACAAGACACCTAGATCCATCAATAATGAATGTCAAAGGTGAAAATGCATTGCCACATCTTGTTCaggtaattaattattttttaaaatattttttatcatcaaGGATAATGAATACAAAATTGTTAGAGCATATTTATTAAACTCAAATATGTTGTATTAATATTGTGATCAAAATGTTGCAGGTATCTATAAAACTAGACTCAGACTACACTTGTCAAGAGTGTGATGTAAAACCAATACATAAATGGAAGAAATCTGCAGATTTTCCAGCAATCAATCCTTCATTTTCCGGAAAACAAAACAGATATCTCTATTCAGCAACAACATTAGGATCTCGAAAATCATTGCCGAGTTTTCCTTTCGATACTGTCGTGAAATTTGATCTTGCAAATAATTCTGTACAAACTTGGACAGCCGGAAATCGAAGATTTGTTGGCGAACCGATTTTTGTTCCGAAAGGCGAAGACGAAGACGATGGTTACCTTCTCGTTGTTGAGGTCAGTATGGATCAtaacaataatttttaatttttttataaaagtgacaaaatcaaaatatatatgtTTAGAACAATATTGATGTTAATTGTTTGTTTTGCAGTATGCTACATCAATGCAGAGATGTTGTCTTGTTGTCTTGAATCCAAAAGAGATAGGAACAAAAAAGGCTCTTGTTGCAAGACTTGAAATTCCAATGCATTTGAATTTTCCTCTAGGCTTTCATGGTTTCTGGGCAGCTAGCTAGCTAGctgaaacaaatatttaaattattgtacATTTTATTATATAGTGAAAAACAAAATTGTATTCTTCAAGATTCTAAAGGAAATGTTTATTTTAAGTTATAAGAATTGTCAAAACTTAGTGATTATTAGAAATCACATTCTACTAGATATAATTTTGAATCACTTTTAGCACCGTCCCTTATTCAAAATCGTTACAAAGACACAACATTTCCCTTAGCTCTTTGAATCTCTCACTCTTCAATGAATTTGTCAATATGTTTGCTAGCTGCAATTCAGTCCTGCAGTGATGAAGCTTGATCCTTCCCTTTCTTACTTTGGTCTATAAAAAAATGGAATTTGGTGTCGATGTGTTT
The Vicia villosa cultivar HV-30 ecotype Madison, WI linkage group LG6, Vvil1.0, whole genome shotgun sequence genome window above contains:
- the LOC131611510 gene encoding carotenoid cleavage dioxygenase 7, chloroplastic gives rise to the protein MQAKPIHSPSPYITPPLLRPPPVHQASLSSQTITKPKPVSVPIPNTDVVVPGRILQPVKPFIEPDDSIAASWDYNFLFMSQRSETTQPIRLRVVEGAIPTDFPSGAYYLTGPGIFKDDHGSTVHPLDGHGYLRAFSFDNATKEVKYMAKYIKTEAQVEEYDRKTDSWRFTHRGPFSVLKGGKKIGNTKVMKNVANTSVLMWGKKLLCMWEGGNPYEIESGTLDTIGKFNMTDGCDSKDHGENHGDEFWEVAANLLKPILYGIFKMPPKRLLSHYKLDSSRNRLLTVSCNAEDMLLPRSNFTFTEYDSNFKLVEKQEFKIPDHMMIHDWAFTDTHYIVFANRIKLDILGSMEAVCGASPMISALTVNPSKSTSPIYLLPRFPNKPESKKRDWRIPLEIPSQLWLLHVGNAFEVKHAHGNLDIQILASACSYQWFNFRKLFGYNWQTRHLDPSIMNVKGENALPHLVQVSIKLDSDYTCQECDVKPIHKWKKSADFPAINPSFSGKQNRYLYSATTLGSRKSLPSFPFDTVVKFDLANNSVQTWTAGNRRFVGEPIFVPKGEDEDDGYLLVVEYATSMQRCCLVVLNPKEIGTKKALVARLEIPMHLNFPLGFHGFWAAS